A stretch of Bacteroidales bacterium DNA encodes these proteins:
- a CDS encoding flippase-like domain-containing protein, translated as MKSRKLIISIILTGLILFFIFYFIDFDTFVASIKKVRISYLFLFFLVQLVIYLARAARFEMILQRKGLLIYFSISSVHFFLNKVLPARTGELSLPILFNRFLNISYKKGIGTLFLFRFLDLISVVFLLAISLFFVRIEELNHNLLIVFAAIIITLQILFWIKLKLFINLLERILKRIKIKKIEKHKEKLFEYFQQIITYKESRTSGFLVKLILISLFTWLLTYLGFFLIISSFDLDYSIMQVIFATSLANFTVLIPISTIGGFGTFEAGWAVGFVLLGMPVEMAVPVGLFTNIFGLIMTGIIASIGYIYLLFYLKKRL; from the coding sequence ATGAAATCAAGGAAACTGATCATATCAATAATACTTACAGGTTTAATCCTGTTCTTTATCTTTTATTTTATTGATTTTGACACATTTGTCGCCTCAATTAAAAAAGTTAGAATCAGTTATTTATTCCTATTTTTTCTTGTACAGCTGGTAATTTATTTAGCGAGGGCTGCCAGATTTGAAATGATACTGCAACGTAAAGGCTTATTGATCTATTTTTCAATTTCTTCCGTACACTTTTTTCTAAATAAAGTGTTGCCGGCAAGAACTGGTGAATTGTCGTTGCCAATTCTATTTAACAGATTTTTGAATATTTCATATAAAAAAGGTATTGGTACCTTGTTTTTATTCAGGTTTCTTGACCTTATCAGTGTTGTATTCTTGTTAGCAATTAGTTTATTTTTTGTAAGAATAGAAGAATTGAATCACAATTTGCTTATTGTGTTTGCGGCAATCATCATCACCCTGCAAATATTGTTCTGGATTAAATTGAAACTGTTTATTAATCTGCTGGAAAGAATATTGAAAAGAATAAAAATTAAAAAGATCGAAAAACATAAAGAAAAGCTGTTTGAATATTTCCAGCAAATCATAACATACAAAGAATCAAGAACCAGTGGATTTCTGGTAAAACTTATTTTGATTTCACTTTTCACGTGGTTGTTAACCTACTTAGGATTTTTTCTTATAATTTCCTCTTTTGATCTTGATTATTCTATAATGCAAGTCATTTTTGCAACATCACTGGCAAATTTTACCGTATTAATACCTATTAGTACAATTGGAGGTTTTGGCACTTTTGAGGCAGGTTGGGCTGTGGGCTTTGTTTTGCTAGGAATGCCAGTGGAAATGGCTGTGCCTGTGGGATTGTTTACGAATATTTTTGGTTTGATTATGACAGGAATCATCGCCTCAATAGGATATATTTATTTGCTGTTTTATTTAAAAAAACGACTATAA
- a CDS encoding DUF616 domain-containing protein — protein MMLKRYFEVRRKKEQILISGLFYKDWYLYQNPDVANSGIDPVLHYIYHGAIEERDPNPFFDTTWYLNHTLHPTDQTNPLLNYIESGRHQGLDTSPFFQYSWFVKLFQKEIIGNQNFGLTSVLSKSFNPFGYLKGSSPNVAVYTAIFGEYDDPPRVLNPDPKIKYILFTDNQNVIAPQPWEIRILPRIFNDPQLDARRVKIMTHLFLPDIDISVWIDANIDLKYLRYTDVIRIGDFTCIALPPHENRDCIYEESKPVIELDLDSPVRVQRQMDYYRFTGFPEKYGLHATMILFRRHLQPECRKFCSLWWDQVSNNSKRDQLSFDFVRWITKTEILTLPFKYTDNEVFEWGKNKLGGHKIFYHITNEHTEHNVQIEDIPFNFLAAPYNSQQEMWTPQFLINLQELNKVVSETEEELEGNLCYFHLSKNYSFAPPDPRRWIRREHFIRALTNRKCIFEIGFNAGHSALLALHHTNISFTSIDIAIHQYVQPAADFLKVKYGDRFCFYKLDSRELYSHREKINFKNYDLFHIDGGHDTKVYTNDILTVLHLAKTGVLVIIDDIYVSGISEVTNKLIKKGFIEPYGNLGSIESNVFVVKKIFPVIDEREFRNFINKISETN, from the coding sequence ATGATGTTAAAAAGGTATTTTGAGGTACGACGAAAGAAAGAACAAATTCTTATTTCAGGATTGTTTTATAAAGATTGGTATCTCTATCAAAATCCTGATGTTGCAAATTCGGGGATTGATCCAGTTTTACATTATATATATCATGGTGCAATAGAGGAACGAGATCCTAATCCGTTTTTTGATACTACCTGGTATTTAAATCATACTCTTCACCCCACTGATCAAACTAATCCACTTCTGAATTATATAGAAAGTGGTAGGCATCAAGGACTTGATACGAGTCCTTTTTTTCAATACTCCTGGTTTGTTAAACTATTTCAAAAAGAAATTATAGGGAATCAAAATTTTGGATTAACTTCTGTCTTATCAAAATCATTTAACCCATTTGGGTATTTAAAAGGTTCCTCACCAAACGTGGCTGTTTACACAGCAATATTTGGTGAGTATGATGATCCACCAAGGGTATTAAATCCTGATCCGAAAATCAAGTATATATTATTTACGGATAATCAAAACGTTATTGCTCCGCAACCTTGGGAAATTAGAATTTTACCAAGGATATTTAATGATCCACAACTTGATGCACGAAGAGTAAAGATTATGACTCATCTATTCTTGCCGGATATCGATATTTCTGTATGGATTGATGCCAATATTGATTTAAAATATTTAAGGTATACAGACGTAATTCGTATTGGAGATTTTACATGTATTGCTTTACCACCTCATGAAAATCGTGATTGTATTTATGAAGAGTCAAAACCAGTGATTGAACTGGACTTAGACTCCCCGGTCAGGGTACAACGGCAAATGGATTATTATCGATTTACAGGGTTCCCCGAAAAATATGGATTACACGCTACAATGATCCTTTTTCGTCGTCATCTGCAACCTGAGTGTAGAAAATTTTGCTCACTTTGGTGGGATCAGGTGTCAAATAATTCTAAACGTGATCAACTTAGCTTTGATTTTGTGCGATGGATAACAAAGACGGAGATACTCACTCTTCCATTCAAATACACTGATAATGAAGTTTTTGAGTGGGGAAAAAATAAATTAGGGGGGCATAAAATCTTTTATCATATTACCAACGAACATACTGAGCATAATGTTCAGATTGAAGACATACCGTTTAATTTCCTTGCAGCTCCATACAATTCACAACAAGAAATGTGGACTCCGCAGTTTCTTATTAACCTTCAAGAGTTAAATAAAGTCGTGAGTGAAACAGAAGAGGAATTAGAGGGAAACCTTTGTTATTTTCATCTGTCGAAAAACTATTCCTTTGCACCACCCGACCCAAGAAGATGGATCAGACGTGAACATTTTATCAGGGCTCTTACAAATAGAAAATGTATTTTTGAAATAGGTTTCAATGCAGGTCATAGTGCATTGCTTGCTCTTCATCATACAAATATATCCTTCACATCAATCGATATCGCTATACATCAATATGTACAACCTGCTGCCGATTTTCTGAAAGTAAAGTATGGGGATAGGTTCTGTTTCTATAAATTGGATTCACGTGAACTGTATTCTCATCGTGAAAAAATTAATTTCAAAAATTATGATTTATTTCATATCGATGGTGGACACGATACTAAGGTATATACAAACGACATCCTTACAGTATTGCATTTAGCAAAGACTGGTGTTTTGGTAATTATTGATGATATTTATGTAAGTGGAATTTCTGAAGTGACAAATAAGCTCATAAAAAAGGGATTTATAGAACCTTATGGGAATTTAGGATCTATAGAGTCAAATGTCTTTGTAGTAAAAAAAATATTTCCAGTAATAGATGAAAGAGAGTTCAGGAATTTTATAAATAAAATAAGTGAGACAAATTAA
- a CDS encoding DUF616 domain-containing protein has product MNTKVVYTIILGSYDGLKEPEIVNSEFDYICFTNKDDLTSNVWTIRKISCERHKSLKRCAAELIVYPFRLLKGYEISVLVGGQVSILCDIRDFVKNNLPPDKGLSIMRHPHRNCTYEEARVVLECRKDYPDIVHKQMKRYRKNGLPEHAGMVATGILIRRHSDKKMKKHCRLWLREVRKSSQRDQLSFNYVLWKYKLIDPFYYSLAERRACFNIHPHNNRQVF; this is encoded by the coding sequence ATGAATACAAAGGTTGTATATACAATTATTCTGGGAAGTTATGATGGTCTGAAAGAACCTGAGATAGTCAATAGCGAGTTTGACTATATATGTTTCACCAACAAAGATGATCTTACTTCCAATGTCTGGACGATCAGGAAAATATCCTGTGAAAGGCACAAAAGTCTTAAAAGATGTGCCGCTGAACTCATCGTTTATCCGTTCAGGTTACTCAAAGGATATGAAATAAGTGTACTGGTCGGAGGGCAGGTGTCTATTCTTTGTGACATTAGAGATTTTGTTAAAAATAACCTACCGCCAGACAAGGGATTATCAATTATGAGGCATCCTCATCGCAATTGTACTTATGAAGAAGCCCGGGTTGTTCTCGAATGTCGCAAAGATTATCCTGATATTGTGCATAAACAAATGAAGAGATACCGTAAAAATGGCCTTCCGGAGCATGCAGGAATGGTTGCAACAGGTATACTGATTAGAAGACATTCAGATAAAAAAATGAAAAAGCATTGTCGGTTATGGCTGAGGGAAGTAAGAAAATCCAGTCAGAGAGATCAATTGAGTTTTAATTACGTGTTGTGGAAATATAAACTGATTGATCCTTTCTATTATTCACTGGCAGAACGAAGAGCCTGTTTTAATATACATCCACATAACAACCGACAGGTATTTTAA